The Sphingomonas carotinifaciens genomic sequence GACGTCGTCGTCGGCCCGCAGGCGTACCACAACCTCCCCGAACTCGTCGCAAAGGCCGCAAAGGGCGAGGCCGCGCTCGATACCGACATGCCGCTCGCCAGCAAGTTCGGCAAGCTGCCCGGCCGCCGCAAGGTCGGCCCGTCGGCCTTCCTGACCGTGCAGGAGGGGTGCGACAAGTTCTGCACCTATTGCGTCGTGCCCTATACCCGCGGTGCGGAGATCAGCCGCCCCTTCGCCGCGATCGTGGACGAGGCAAAGGCGCTGGTGGGTGCGGGCGCGCGCGAGATCACGCTGCTCGGCCAGAACGTCAACGCGTGGAACGATGCCGAGGATCACGGCCTGCACGGCCTGATCCGCACCCTCGACCGGATCGAGGGGCTGCACCGCATCCGCTACACCACCAGCCACCCCAACGACATGACGCAAGGGCTGATCGATGCGCATGGCGATGTGGAAAGCCTGATGCCCTTCCTGCATCTGCCGGTGCAGGCGGGCAACGACCGCGTGCTGAAGGCGATGAACCGCGCGCACAGCCGCGACTCCTATCTGCGCCTGATCGACCGGATCCGCGCGGTGCGGCCGGACATCGCGCTGTCCGGCGACTTCATCGTCGGCTTTCCCGGCGAAACGGAGGCCGAGTTCGCCGACACGCTCAGCCTCGTCGACGCGCTCGGCTATGCGCAGGCGTTCAGCTTCAAATATTCGCCACGCCCCGGCACGCCTGCCGCCGACATGGCCGATCAGGTCGAGGCGGAGGTGATGGACGACCGTCTCCAGCGGCTTCAGGCCGCACTCAACCGGGACCAGCACGCCTTCAACCTCGCCAGCGTCGGGCGCACCTGCGACGTGCTGATCGAACGCCGCGGCAAGCTGCCCGGCCAGATGCTCGGCAAATCGCCCTGGTTGCAGTCGGTTCACCTGATCGGCGACCACGCGATCGGCGACGTGGTGACGGTGCAGTTGAGCGCCGCCGGCCCCAATTCGCTGACCGGCACGCAGACGCT encodes the following:
- the miaB gene encoding tRNA (N6-isopentenyl adenosine(37)-C2)-methylthiotransferase MiaB, producing the protein MKSNPKTFHVKSFGCQMNVYDGERMAELMAAQGLTATDDANAADLVVLNTCHIRERATEKVYSDIGRLRKHARQQGHDPMIAVAGCVAQAEGDEIVRRANVDVVVGPQAYHNLPELVAKAAKGEAALDTDMPLASKFGKLPGRRKVGPSAFLTVQEGCDKFCTYCVVPYTRGAEISRPFAAIVDEAKALVGAGAREITLLGQNVNAWNDAEDHGLHGLIRTLDRIEGLHRIRYTTSHPNDMTQGLIDAHGDVESLMPFLHLPVQAGNDRVLKAMNRAHSRDSYLRLIDRIRAVRPDIALSGDFIVGFPGETEAEFADTLSLVDALGYAQAFSFKYSPRPGTPAADMADQVEAEVMDDRLQRLQAALNRDQHAFNLASVGRTCDVLIERRGKLPGQMLGKSPWLQSVHLIGDHAIGDVVTVQLSAAGPNSLTGTQTLRAAA